One genomic region from Halococcus qingdaonensis encodes:
- a CDS encoding DUF5611 family protein, whose protein sequence is MREYKMRRGEHLDERIPDMETTVEEYFGPPTATKEYEGSDLYVVEDPENAVFERIVAGTVEYGSKKDTLAVHFEERPAEEVIAEGNADAAADAVDAKNDFLLEATGRDAKSRRESMKRTVEDDAETPDNV, encoded by the coding sequence ATGCGTGAGTACAAGATGCGCCGCGGCGAGCACCTGGACGAGCGAATTCCCGACATGGAAACGACCGTTGAGGAGTATTTCGGCCCGCCGACAGCGACCAAGGAATACGAGGGGAGCGACCTCTACGTGGTCGAAGACCCCGAGAACGCGGTCTTCGAGCGTATCGTCGCCGGCACGGTCGAATACGGCTCGAAGAAGGACACTCTCGCCGTGCATTTCGAGGAACGACCCGCCGAGGAGGTCATCGCCGAGGGCAACGCCGACGCCGCCGCGGACGCGGTGGACGCGAAAAACGATTTCCTGCTCGAAGCGACCGGGCGGGACGCGAAAAGCCGCCGCGAGTCGATGAAACGCACGGTTGAGGACGACGCGGAAACGCCCGATAACGTCTGA